In Centroberyx gerrardi isolate f3 chromosome 7, fCenGer3.hap1.cur.20231027, whole genome shotgun sequence, the sequence AGCGCACCAAGAACTTAATTTTGTAGAGAAATGTAGTGTTACGCAAATAATTATTAACtttgaggaaaagaaaatcaattttgCACTCAATAGAAGTTAATTTGCATGTCTGTTCTTATCCACATATGCAGACAATTCCAATATCTTTCAAAGAGttgtcttgctctctccacATAGTTCTACTGCTCTCTCGACAGCCCTGCTCTGTGCGCGCTCAAAGCTTTGCCTGCGCTCGCTCAACATGCAGAGTGTtacagcgatctgattggatatCAAGCCAGCCAATCATACATGACCTTCTCCACTCCGATTGGCTGGCTTGatctccaatcagatcgctggtTAGAACAGTAAGAAGAGGCGGACAGTTTGATAGAAACATGTCGGAGCAGCAACGCGAAAACAGCGCCCAACAGCCACATGTGAGTAGTTAATACAtctttaattactttttaatgAACCATTATGAATTTGCTTGCTTATCAGCTGTATAGATATCAGGCCAGTAGTTACTAGTTTCCCGTCTCACTTAGTATAAGGGAAGTAAGCTAGCATAATATAGCCTGCTAGCCAGCGCTGTCTGCTGGTGGTCTGGGAGAACTTGTCGCATGTCGATGctacacatttttttaagaTCACAGAGGAAACCTTGATCATGTCTGGTCTAGAAACTAAACGGCAGATAGCGCTCACAACACATggcaagtgctttcagttcCCCGATGCACAGCTAacagttaacaataatgttctcacccttttcttccatcagttcaaagtaatgcaaacaTTCCCAGGTTGTTAAATTTATTGTTATGTGCATTCTGAAAGCGAATCAGAGCCGACAAGCTCTGATTTTTAATTGCACTaaaaatttaaccatttgaaaggaaaatagtAATAGTTTGTAAATGTGACGACTGGGACTATcaccagtctgcagaatagcctaataACATGTTATTATGTAACAGCTTTTCCAatgttctctttccctctatctttttaaataagaagtttcattcaagtaaatgtattttctttattctggtCTAGAGAAATAGCATAGATTTTCTACTCGGTGTACGTTTTAGTCTACAGTCCACTTTGTGTTGTCAAATGGGCTTTTGGCTTTTACTAAGACAGGAACGGGAGTAGCAGTGTGTGCTCTAGTGGCGTTTTTTTTTGCACTCGTCAGGTATACGTGACTGGGGAGCAGGTGTATTCTTATTTCTCATGGCTTGGACAGAGAACCTCATCTTTTATTATGTTCATGCTTGATTCAAACATTTCAATGAATTTGTTTAAATATGTCTgcaaactaacgttagctagttatgATTATCTGGTCTAAACAGCTGTGACATACCACTGGTGGCAGTCCTGCTGCCCAGGAATTTGCCAGACTGAAACCAGGACTGCGAGAAATACCAACAGTCTACCAAGCCAGACTGAAAGCAGGACTGAGAGACCAGGGCCATGCAACGTTACTGTGCATCAGGAGATGACTAGGTTAATATAATTCAGATAATTTCATTCACTTTGCTTTATCAGGATGCATGTGTTCAGGGTTAGCAAAAGATTTGTTGAGTTGGCCTATAGAGgattaataatttaattaaagaaacatttaaaattgtatttagtCACATCATATAAATCACAAACATTTAATgccataaaatgttaaaataatgtATGGAGATAATGTGATATATGATTAGAGTACACTTAGGTCTGTAATTCTCCTAGAAAATGGATGCATGGTATTTAGATTTCATCATGCAACTTTTACCCATTAATCTCctgtacatttttttcaatccaCAGATCGTTTCCAGGATATTTCAAGTCAAATGTAAATCGTGGTAAAAAGAGGTGTTTAACTGCCACCAAACAGTCTTTTAAGATCAACAATAAGACAACTCCTCTTAATTTTTATCTGCTACCAAAAAACACTACCCGGACACCTTTACCAACTGAGGAGCTTGAACTCCTCCAAGCAGGGATGGGAAGACAAACGGTGTCTATTCCGGAAGACAGTGACCATACAGAGGTACAATTATCAGTCCAGTAGTTTTTCTCAGTGTGAAATGCAATCACCACaacacatattctctctctccctctgtctctctatgctTTGCTCTTTACCTATATCCAAGATTTCAAGGATCCTGACTGAaacatttcccaaaatggatgGTCTTCGCGGAGGATGGCTCTTGCACAAAGCAACAGGTTTGCAAGACTATGACAtaaggttttgtttgtttggttcttGTCATTAATGCATTTACTATATCCCAATTTCTGCCTGTTGTTGTAGCATAACAAATTTAACCACTGACATTCTTTTGAATGTGAACAAAATACACATAaaggaattttattttttaccagccATAGCTGCTGTAACACTGCATCCCTCAACCCTACTCATATAAccagttatttttgttttttccttgaaGGTGGAAGTGGTCGACGAAAACTGGTGGTAATTTCTCCAGAAGCAGAAGGGTATTCTGCTAAAGCTCTGCGAGCTGTGTCAGCGGGTGGCAAAGCCACCTTTTACATTGTGCCACTCCAGGAGACATTGGATacctctcctctgccttctgACTCACACCACTTTTCAAAGATGCCAAAGAAGACATGTTACCAGTGTGATGAAGTAATGCCTTTGCAGATGCTGGCAGTGCACATCAAGACATGCAAAGGAAAACTGTCCTCTGATGAGACTGACAATGATAATGAGGTTCAGGTGAGAGGaaaggtttgttttttgttttttttaattttgtgccagTGATCATTGGAACATGACAGTTAAGATATTGACTGTTTATTACAAGCATTGTCTATAAATCTGCAGACCTCCAAAGACTTATGGATAGTTGAGGACAAGAGTAAGGTAAACCTAGTACATAAGTAACATAAAAAACCACTATGGTCCCAGTTGGGCCAGTATTCATCCCTGTATTAGTTCTTTGTAATAAAGTGcaattgtgtttttaaatttcAGGTGGTTTGTCCAATTTGCTCTGAAGAATTCCCAGAAGACGAGATAACATTCCATGCTAGTCTGTGTGGAGAGAGGTGATCTGCTTTGCTTATGGTGTTCTGCATCATAAACATATTTGAATATAATGATGTCTATGTATATGCATTGCTTTATCTTTGAACTTCTATATGGTGTTTCATGTACAGTTCAGAATGTACAGTCCTTTCTGCTGCAAACAACTGTGGCCAAAGTGCTTCTGCCCAAGCTCCTGTGAGCACACCAAAAAGGTAAGTGATATGTTTTCTCAAGACAAGCGTCAAAATGAGGAAACAGAAATCAACTGTTACACTTTTCACAACATAGAAAAAACATTGAATTCTAGTGGTTTTGTCATGGTTTTATACCCAGCGATGaccaaaaaattaaaacaatttagtGTGAAATTACATGTTTTGGTAGGCAATCCTTCTACTCTCTCCCAAAATGGTTGTCCTATACTTGCAATGTGTCTATGGGACTGTTTgaactacactaccagtcaaaagttttgacacaccacatttttcaaaactatcttatagtTTAGAttatttgccttgatggaaaggcaaaggctttggaaagaaattcatatataggatcaacttcactatttatatttgtctaagaaattaATTTCATGCATTCacgcataagcctttagataaAATTGGCTTTaagatgaagaaaaacacaGGATATTCAGTCAGctgtgtcaaaacttttgactggtagtgtatgttaaagGGGTGTAAGGTTTACAAAATGTCTGAATTTGGGATTGATCTAATTTATCTTCTATTCTTAACAGTCTTGACGATGTGCTACGCTTCCTTGGAGATCGAGTTGACAACACAGCAGAATTTAAATTGTGTGTCGACAGAGAAGACCTTCTGGAGAGGGGAATTCTtcagtggaagaggaagaaagcagCATCCCCTGTCAGTGCTCTCAAGGTGGTCTATCTAGGAGAGTCAGGCATCGATACTGGAGCTCTTAGGAAAGAGTTTCTGACTGGTGAGTACTTTACCTTCTTTGTTCTGATATATAACAGTAACAATGGGTCGTCTAAAACCAGGTCTTCCTCTTTGCTTAAGATATGGTTTCAGGCATTGAAAACAGATTCTTTGAGGGAGCTGGGAACCAGGGTAAAAATCCAAAGTACTCTTTGACAGACCTTGATAATGAGAATTTCAGGTTAGTTATATACAACTATTatatatttaataattttatattAGAACTGTTTTTCCCTTTAAACACAGAACTGTTGGTGAAATATTGGCAGTCAGCCTCGCGCAAGGTGGCCCAGCTCCTGCATTTTTGACAGAGTGGTGCTACAAATTCCTCTGTGCAGGGGAAATTGATGTTCAGTGTCTGTCTAAGGAGGATGTGACCGATGTAGaatcttctcttctcatcaGCATGGTAACCACTTGATTTTACTCTATCAAGTCCGTAAcgtttttaatgtaatgttgtATTAGCCTGAATATAAAATGGTGTTTTCCTGGAAATTATGTATGAAAAGGTTGGGTCGTCTTATAGTCGAAGGCAAGTGTAATTACACATACAGCAGCAGATGGCACTTTTTTAAAATACGGGTTTTCCTTAGATATGGTTGACATTGTAGTATACAATTAGACTACATGTTTGCTGGTTATTGCACTCACAATGTGATACAAGCTTGTTTTTACATCAGCCTAACTTTTCTTATTCAAtgtgtattattacattatcttaTTAGCTAAAATTACTTTTCTATATATAGAAATGGGTGTGGAAAAAGAGGGGTTATTTTCAGGGCCATTTTATGTCAAGCTAATACTGTAGTTCACCATCTCTATCCACTATTGCATCTTTTAAGGTAGAAGATGCTGCAGATACAGAATCTCTGATGTTGTGGGCTAATGAAATTGTAAGCTGTGGATACACTGGCCAGATAAAGCTGGAGCGGAAAGAAAACATCATTCGGTAAGGACTTTCTGAATATTGCTCATTTatgatgttttttgtgtgtgtgacattttgtgtgttttttattagtGCTATTGTCTTGCACTCCACAACAAGACTGATTCCAATGCTGCAGCAACTCCGCAAGAGCATGGAACTGTACGGCCTGGTGGATCAGACGGCTGCTAATTCTGAGGCTTGCCACTCCCTGTTTGTTCCAGGGAAGATAATCAAAGTAAGTGTGCTCATaattgtgtcagtgtgttcttcctctttgttttttttatactgtatttCCAATTATTAAACACTGAGATAAGGATATTCACCAAATTTGCTTTACCGTTTATTTTCCTAGCCTGATGCTGATTTCATAATGATGAACTGCCAGCTACGTTTTAGTGAAAAGGGAACATCTAAGGAGGTAACTGAGAGAAAGGTGATCAACTTTCTGCAAGATTTCTTGCAGGAGCTTGAAATGGCAGGTAAATAAAATTTCACCATTTCAGTTTTCCCTATAGTTATCCAGTGCAGAACACATGGCAACTAAAATTTCAGTTTGTCTTAAACTTAAAGCTACATACATTATGCAGTTTACACAAATTTagagttaaagaaaaaaaaacaaaactagaaTACCAAGGTTGCTGTTGTcggtttcattttattttaaactaaATCTTGCatttcagaggaggaggaggatactGCAACTGGTGACACAAAACCTCTCTCAGTGCAGGATGTGCTCCAATGGATGACTGGGCAATCCCACATCCCCATCCTTCCTGAAGAAAAGAGGCATTTCAAAATAACATGCAACTTTGACCACACATGCGGGGAGCGGCTAGGAGATCACTCTGTGTGTTATCCAATTGTGAGCGCGTGCACACGTACGGTAACTTTTCCTGTTAAACATCTTGACACGTACACCGAGTTTAAAAGACTCATGAGTGAGGCAGTTCAATATGGTGGAGGATTCTACAGAGTTTAGGCACTGTTGTAATGACATTAATGTAAAACAGTAGTTGAATGTATTACTATATAAACAGCTGTTGTGTTCAGTCAAGACATTGCTGTTGTGGTTAGTATATTGACACAGTATGCAGGAAACGCAAGTACAAATCGCGTCCATGTGACTGAGAATGTTCCAGAGGGTTAATAGCTCTATGAAGCTCTGCCAGGGCTTGCTCATCTAGTGGACAGTCAATTTCAGGGACCACAACTGCAACACTGGAGTCCTCTTGCAGTATGGCACTGTCCCAGTCAATGCCTGGGTCACGAAGATCCTACAAATTGATATCAATAGTAATGTCACACACTGATGTCTTTTTGCACTTTAAATATGATAAGATATGACTAAGATTGGATACTTGTTAAAATAATGCcacattttctttgttgtgtgATTGTTTACAATAAAGCCACAAAAGTTAAAGAAAGCTATATTTGATTTGCTCTCGtctttgttaaaataaaaatttgaacTACATGAATAGATTGAAACCAACAGTGATGAAATCCAAAACATAATCTATATGTACCTCAAGACACTCTCCCTCATCCAGATGTTGTACATGTCCCATATGCCACAGCTGTTGAGTTAGATTTCCCTCCGACTGTAGAGGGTGATTATCCCATCCGCCAGTGAAAGCATCAAGGTCTGCTCGGAGGCGAGGAAGAAAGATGTAGTGCACACCGAAGATGTGAAGGACGTTTGTGATGTCTAGCAGACCATCCTCCTCAAGTGTATGTAGAACATCATGGTACTTGCTGGTGACAGCAACCCAGACGTCTCTCCAAAGGCGCTCGATCCTAAAATAAGGTTGTAATTAGTTGAGTTTGTGTTTAGAATGCCATTATTTGTTTGGAAAAAGTCACTCTACTAGGATTCCTAAAAATGATGCAGTCAAATCATTAAGTCTCACAAATAATACTGAGGGacgacagaaaaaaaaaaacatacctttGATTATGGACGCTCTTTCCTGAGATGAAGCTTGCTCTTCCTGTTCCTCTTGTGGCAAACATGAAATGTGCAATGTCAACATTTTCTACTCCTTGGTCCCCCCTAACCCTGCAATTGAGATGATAGTGAAAATTACTATTCATAAAAGTTTCACTTTGATGTCCAGTAATGAAATAAAGGCATAATTGATAGTGTATATCTTAATAACAAATCTGTATGATTGTTAAATCTCCCAGTACTCatgattgtgtgttttatttgttggGGGAAATACCTTGATGGTAAGCCATGGAGCTGTGTGGATTTCAGGAAAAATGAGAACGCTGTTGATGCTCTGTTATTGGTTGCAGCATCCAAGTACATGATCTGTAATTACACCATGTGACATTTTATATCTCCTTTCAGCAAAtgtattcagtgtgtttgtctgtttgaccCTATGTGGACCTTCAGGTGTTCATATTATGAAATATTAAGTTATAATTAAGAATTCATTTTAGCCAATCTACATTTAGCTGTTTAAATTGACTAACTACAAGTACAAATAAATTACCTTCCTTGAGTAGCCATCCACTCCACCAAAGACAATAATATTGTACCtgttaggaaaaaaaagttgtagTTCTATTTTgtataggcaaaaaaaaaagagataatagGCAAAACTGGTGTCAATGCAGGTCTCCATGAAAGTTTTTATAGTATTACCTGCCCTCCACTCTTAACATACAGATAATTGTATGAGCAGGCCATCATACTGTACCTTATCAGTTTGTGATTGGTATCAATGTGGACCAGGGAAAGGGGGCCTTGCACAGAATAGCTTCTCCGTACAACACAGCCTAACTGTGTGATCCGTGAAAAGATCCCTACAGCATCAACCCGATGCATGGACGCCATCATTCGCCACCACTGAACACGAAGGCCCATCGAAACCAACTGTCCTCGAACCATACAATAACCAGCATTTGGCATCTGAGTCTTGATAGTTGATATCACATTGTCAAGCTCATGGTCAGTAAGGGTGCAGTATGATCCTCTCACAGACAGATCAAATTCCTGCATCCTTCTATAAATTGTCCTTCTGGAAACACCAAGGCATTTGGCAATGCACGAGACGGGCAGATGTGTGTCTAGCAAATTCTTCAATTTTTCTCTCTATCACAATTCTGGGGCAACCAGCACCTGGACCAACCTCTGTTTCAAGTTCCACAATAGGTGTAGAACTGGCCTCAATTTCAGACACTACCAGATGATAAAGGTTATGTAGTGCTTCTGTAATCTCTGGAGGGATGTCTATTTGTCCAGAAAATGATTCAAACAGAATAAGCTTGTGGCGGCTCAGGAACGCCAAATAATCAATGTTCAATGGCTGCTGGTTTATGACAGATTGTAATTTGGTCAGAAGTCTCTCCATAAACTGCTGTTTCAGGATATCCTGTTGGGATAGAAAGAGGTCAAATTAAGTTCAGAATTAAAACAACACTAGAAGTTAAATGTGTCTTAAAAGAATGTGCTGGCAATAGGTAGTACAGAGCTAAACAGACAGCTGCATAGTATACTTAGCAACTACCTTACACGTCATAGTCTATTTTCTGTAGTGACAGTTAACTTAAACTTTTCAAAGCAGCTATTTAGATGTGTCATAGCAGGGTCAAtacaggtgtaactaataacattaatgatggttccattccatttaggtgttccagtacatgctggctcattggaatggctgtggaacacctaaatggaatggaaccatcattagtgttattagttacacctgtaTTGACCCTGCTATGACACATCTAAATAGCTGTTGTGAAAAGGGTCCATTAAGCTAAATATCTTTTAAAATAATAGGCTTTGATGTGGAAGCTGTTAGCTAAGTGTACTATATAGCTGGTTGCCAACTATTTGCAATCTCATTGAAACAATTTGAATCCAGGAAGCTATCTGCCGTTTAGTTTCTAGACCAGACATGATCAAGGTTTCCTCTGTGAtcttaaaaaaatgtgtagCATCGACATGCAACAAGTTCTCCCAGACCACCAGCAGACAGCGCTGGCTAGCAGGCTATATTATGCTAGCTTACTTCCCTTATACTAAGTGAGACGGGAAACTAGTAACTACTGGCCTGATATCTATACAGCTGATAAGCAAGCAAATTCATAATGGTTcattaaaaagtaattaaagaTGTATTAACTACTCACATGTGGCTGTTGGGCGCTGTTTTCGCGTTGCTGCTCCGACATGTTTCTATCAAACTGTCCGCCTCTTCTTACTGTTCTAaccagcgatctgattggagatCAAGCCAGCCAATCGGAGTGGAGAAGGTCATGTATGATTGGCTGGCTTGatatccaatcagatcgctgtaACACTCTGCCTGTTGAGCGAGCGCAGGCAAAGCTTTGAGCGCGCACAGAGCAGGGCTGTCGGGAGAGCAGTAGAACTATgtggagagagcaagacaaCTCTTTGAAAGATATTGGAATTCTCTGCATATGTGGATAAGAACAGACATGCAAATTAACTTCTATTGAGTGcaaaattgattttcttttcctcaaaGTTAATAATTATTTGCGTAACACTACATTTCTCTACAAAATTAAGTTCTTGGTGCGCTCAAAATGTCCCCTCGCGCGCGCAGAATTGTGACGCAATAATAACTCCataggcaaaaacaaattgcccGATTTTTAACGGACCTTGGCGTGGTTGGACAgccttcaaacaacaaattGTATGCAGAAATCTCCGCAGCGCGTGCGCCGTGGCTGTTCACTGTTTCAGTCGCTACCATTCGGGAACCTCTTGATaaatttactagtcatattatgcttcggTAAAGCAGAAagattacacatttaacctttaataCTTTGAAAATGTGATTGCATATCATTTGTATATTGGTGGTGTTGGCCTTATGGAGATTAGCCTACCAATGTAAGTTCATCGTTGAACAGTTAAACACATGGCATTTTAGAAATACTGGGCTAGTGTCAGGTGAGAGTGCTTTAGGCACCTGTAGGAGGTTTGCAATAAAGGAGCCACAAAGgcctaaaaataataaaactacAGTAATGGTCtaatacattatagagggatACTGTAGAAATATCACGGAaaactataggaatattgtggGATTTTTAGTGATAttacaggagataaaaaaatTTACATAAAGTACAAAAAGGTCACTTTAAATGAACTATTTTGTACCACAgacattataggaatattatgccTGTGTTAAACAATAGGCAAATATTAATCTTTTCTTGACTGCCTCACCTCACAGTAGTACAATGTTGTTTTATGACAGGAGTTATCCAGGTGACCACACTGCACCTTGATCCCTCCTCACCTGTACAGCAGGTGTGTGTCAGTCACCTTTGACCCCTGCCACACCGCCTCCATCCCTGCAGCCCGGCTGTTCGCGCCCTTTGTGCGCAGGGGTCGCCGCCCGCTCTGTTCTCCGGGCAGGCTGACCATTTTTCTTTCAGAAAGCATAGGCTCCAGCCAATGCTCCCCATTCACTAGCACACACACGGGCATAATAGCAGCATTAAAAATTCACAAGCATCTCTTCGGTCTaggagaggggggaacagagtgGGAGGCtctacgagagagagagagagagagagagagagggaggatgtgaGTTGACACTGCTGACCTCGTCCCTTAAAGATGCCGTAGAGATGTCTCGCTGGAGCCAATCGTGGATGGAGAGATTCTGCTTTGGAATAacctgaagaggagaggaacggCGGAGGGATAATGAtatagagaaaagagaggaagaaacaaaaGGTAAGGCTGGTTGGCTGCCTGGTGTGCTTTGTGCGGAGCAGGCAGGCATGGTGACACTTGATGCTGCTTGGCTCCATATGGCATGGCtaagtgttagtgtgtgtgtggagtgggggTGCCAACGTGAGTCATTACTAGAAGTTGGTGCTTTGTCAGTGCTTTGTTCTTTAAGCCTTGTTTTAGTTTGGTTGGCTGCCGTTAAGAAGTTGTTTAAAGCCATAAGCTGAATTTCTAGAAGAATATGTTCAGTCTTTTGCTGTCATAgagtgtaaacaaacacacaggcagaataCCTATACTGTGCCTACAGATGGGTTATTCCATAGGTGCAGGAGACAGTAGTTTGCATCCTTGTCTGTCATTAGCTCTTTTTTTAACTGGCTTAATGTAACATGGGGATTTTTCACAGTAACTGAGGTGATAATTAGGTGGTATTAACCTATTAGGGACTGAGCTGGTATGACTTTAAGAGGCCAATCTCCATGAATCTTTTCACTGCACATTGTGTTCATTGACTGAAACCCAAGAGCTCCTTTCTAATCAATGTTGCAACGATAATCGCATGTTGTCAAATTTCATATCAATGGAGCTGGAGTTACAGCttttgaaacaaaacatttttcaaactgGCATGGCAGGCAAACCTCTGGTTCCCAGGAAAAAGACAAGCGGTACAAATTGACTAATTCCAGTTGAAAGAGGTACTGCTGCTGACTCCCTTGCTCCCCTCCTCATTATAATAAGGATTGTGACTGGTGGACATACACTACTTTTATTAGTAGAATAAAAGTAGAATTTTCAGTAGAGCTTAGAAATGAGAATAGGGCGGTGAGGTCACTGGAAAGATGGCTTTAAAACcaatatttatacagtatatggacaGTCATATTATGTATACTAGTCATAGTATGTCTATGTGTATCTAAGTACAGCTTACATTTATTCTAAAATGATGCCCACACAGAACGCACTAGCAATTCAAAAGGAATTCATATTTACAAC encodes:
- the LOC139909622 gene encoding uncharacterized protein LOC139909622, with protein sequence MSEQQRENSAQQPHSFKINNKTTPLNFYLLPKNTTRTPLPTEELELLQAGMGRQTVSIPEDSDHTEISRILTETFPKMDGLRGGWLLHKATGGSGRRKLVVISPEAEGYSAKALRAVSAGGKATFYIVPLQETLDTSPLPSDSHHFSKMPKKTCYQCDEVMPLQMLAVHIKTCKGKLSSDETDNDNEVQVVCPICSEEFPEDEITFHASLCGER